The following are from one region of the Amyelois transitella isolate CPQ chromosome 21, ilAmyTran1.1, whole genome shotgun sequence genome:
- the LOC106140927 gene encoding uncharacterized protein LOC106140927 yields the protein MSTPCRRFDDYAEKTPTAIFIIHAADSYILLTANLDDVHSIVKELAQSPVSEQIETILRRAYNQFQKMDFQQLLKRDRDHGYYDQGRGSGEGPHQRKSQYVAGIGEPHRRHFEAPVDAAKALDETKAPVDIENKDDEKEAEIEAGKENYYIKSINKVLDTVN from the exons ATGTCGACGCCATGTCGACGCTTCGACGACTACGCTGAAAAGACGCCAA CAGCTATCTTCATCATCCACGCTGCGGACTCATACATTCTCCTCACAGCCAACCTGGATGATGTCCACAGCATCGTCAAAGAACTAGCTCAGTCTCCTGTCTCCGAACAGATCGAGACCATTCTGCGGCGGGCCTACAACCAGTTCCAGAAGATGGACTTCCAGCAGCTTTTGAAGAGAGATCGGGATCATGGTTATTATG ATCAAGGCCGCGGCAGTGGCGAAGGACCACATCAACGCAAATCACAATACGTGGCGGGAATCGGCGAACCGCACCGCCGCCATTTTGAAGCGCCAGTCGATGCCGCGAAAGCGTTAGATGAAACAAAAGCACCTGTagacattgaaaataaagatgATGAAAAAGAGGCTGAAATAGAGGCTGGAAAGGAGAATTATTACATCAAATCCATCAATAAGGTCTTGGATACcgtaaattga
- the LOC106138436 gene encoding host cell factor 1: protein MKENAVLKWQKVYNPTGPQPRPRHGHRAVAIKDLMIVFGGGNEGIVHELHVFNTTTNQWFVPVTKGEVPPGCAAYGFVVDGTRLLVFGGMVEYGKYSNDLYELQASRWEWKRLKPLPPKQGIPPCPRLGHSFTLLNGKVYLFGGLANESDDPKNNIPRYLNDLYTLELYPNSSMTVWDIPLTYGQSPPPRESHSGVSYTDKNTGKSSLIIYGGMSGSRLGDLWVLDVDSMSWSRPEVGGPAPLPRSLHTATVIGHHMYVYGGWVPLVPDESKLATHEKEWKCTNSLASLNLESMTWDNIALDKFEECIPRARAGHSAVAIQTRLYIWSGRDGYRKTWNNQICCKDLWYLEVGVPPQAGRVALVRAGTTSLELCWPAMNTITTYVLQVQKCGKVTPARFPAAAEPVNAPPPASPVASQPDATKAFGLTSPVSSGLPPTPTAEVPGRPLAAAASPAIPPVLTTPQKVVSAVKVPATIQSATVKITPTPTLKQTTYQAKTIVKSPASVAAGSSQQIKVSAVTPQGVTRIVSGVGTPGTVRVSTAQSNAQIVLSSGTAGGGTPRFVQVKTGASGAVPVKLGAGTPVKLAGNAVPLKIGAANIQGKIAANSVQKVGQVATTPLKLGAGNVKIGTSNVLVKTAGGAMQAGVANLQTKVAAGVPVKLGAGNLPVIASSGGAIQIAGGALGGQKTPVYKIVTAKSGEQTATVATSTGAGGATVLRQAGGNAGIPVIIKKTPGANAQSSNTPQYVTLVKTSTGMTVATVPKVAMVQNRPSAPVSVAQGQGISPGATIVKLVSANTVGGNKIITLPSNVLQLGKSGVGGKQTIVITKSASQTSQANQQQ, encoded by the coding sequence ATGAAGGAAAACGCGGTACTTAAGTGGCAAAAAGTCTACAACCCCACCGGCCCTCAACCACGACCACGCCATGGCCATCGGGCTGTTGCTATAAAAGATTTGATGATAGTTTTTGGCGGCGGAAACGAAGGGATTGTTCATGAGCTTCACGTATTCAACACTACTACAAACCAGTGGTTTGTGCCTGTTACGAAAGGGGAAGTGCCTCCAGGATGTGCTGCATATGGATTTGTGGTGGATGGCACGCGGCTATTGGTGTTTGGCGGCATGGTGGAGTATGGCAAGTATTCCAATGATTTGTACGAACTACAGGCATCCCGATGGGAATGGAAGCGTTTGAAGCCTTTACCGCCGAAACAAGGTATACCTCCATGTCCCCGACTCGGTCACAGCTTCACTCTCCTCAATGGAAAAGTTTACTTATTTGGCGGGCTAGCCAATGAGAGCGATGACCCCAAGAACAATATACCTCGATATTTAAACGATTTATACACTTTGGAACTCTATCCAAATTCATCTATGACTGTATGGGATATTCCATTGACATATGGTCAATCCCCACCCCCTAGAGAGTCACACAGCGGAGTGTCTTACACTGATAAAAATACGGGGAAATCTTCCCTTATTATTTATGGCGGTATGAGCGGATCACGATTAGGTGATCTCTGGGTACTTGATGTGGATAGTATGTCATGGTCTCGGCCTGAAGTTGGTGGCCCAGCACCCCTACCTCGCTCCCTTCACACTGCAACTGTCATCGGACATCACATGTATGTGTATGGAGGTTGGGTACCTCTTGTACCAGACGAGTCTAAACTTGCCACACATGAAAAAGAATGGAAATGCACCAATTCCCTTGCATCTCTGAACTTAGAGTCCATGACTTGGGATAACATTGCTCTGGATAAATTTGAAGAGTGTATTCCACGAGCCAGGGCCGGTCACAGTGCTGTCGCAATACAAACAAGATTGTACATTTGGTCCGGGAGAGATGGTTACAGGAAAACATGGAATAATCAGATCTGTTGCAAAGATCTTTGGTATCTAGAAGTGGGAGTTCCACCTCAAGCAGGCCGTGTGGCACTTGTCCGTGCTGGTACTACGTCTTTGGAATTATGTTGGCCTGCTATGAACACCATTACAACTTATGTTTTGCAAGTACAGAAGTGTGGCAAGGTGACCCCTGCACGCTTCCCAGCAGCCGCTGAGCCTGTGAACGCGCCTCCGCCGGCGTCTCCCGTGGCTTCGCAGCCAGACGCGACTAAAGCCTTCGGTCTCACTTCCCCCGTATCGAGCGGACTGCCTCCGACGCCGACCGCAGAGGTGCCCGGCCGACCCCTCGCTGCGGCCGCGTCGCCTGCTATACCACCTGTTCTTACCACACCACAGAAGGTCGTATCTGCTGTCAAGGTTCCAGCTACAATACAGTCTGCAACAGTTAAAATAACACCAACCCCaacattaaaacaaacaacttATCAAGCCAAAACCATTGTTAAATCTCCGGCGTCAGTAGCAGCTGGATCATCACAGCAAATTAAAGTGTCCGCTGTCACACCACAAGGCGTCACGAGGATTGTCAGCGGAGTCGGTACTCCTGGCACCGTGCGGGTCTCCACAGCTCAGTCGAATGCGCAGATCGTGTTAAGTTCGGGAACGGCGGGCGGCGGCACCCCGCGCTTCGTACAAGTGAAGACTGGCGCGAGCGGCGCGGTGCCCGTGAAACTAGGAGCGGGCACGCCCGTCAAACTCGCCGGCAACGCGGTCCCTCTGAAAATAGGCGCAGCCAATATTCAGGGCAAGATAGCGGCTAACAGTGTCCAGAAGGTAGGACAGGTCGCGACCACCCCACTCAAACTAGGCGCGGGCAATGTTAAGATTGGTACGAGTAATGTCCTTGTAAAGACTGCAGGTGGCGCGATGCAGGCGGGTGTCGCCAATCTCCAGACGAAAGTGGCGGCGGGAGTTCCTGTGAAATTAGGAGCTGGTAATCTGCCCGTGATAGCGAGCAGCGGCGGGGCCATTCAGATCGCGGGCGGCGCTCTCGGTGGACAGAAGACGCCGGTCTACAAGATCGTGACCGCCAAGTCGGGCGAGCAGACGGCGACAGTAGCGACCTCGACCGGAGCCGGCGGTGCCACAGTCCTCCGGCAGGCGGGCGGAAACGCGGGCATCCCCGTCATCATCAAGAAAACTCCCGGCGCGAACGCCCAGTCCAGCAACACTCCTCAATACGTAACGCTAGTGAAAACATCGACAGGTATGACCGTAGCTACCGTCCCGAAAGTCGCAATGGTACAGAATAGGCCATCGGCGCCGGTCAGCGTGGCTCAAGGACAAGGTATCTCCCCTGGCGCTACCATCGTCAAACTAGTATCAGCTAATACAGTCGGCGGCAACAAGATCATTACGCTGCCGTCAAATGTCTTGCAGCTGGGGAAATCAGGTGTGGGGGGCAAGCAGACCATCGTTATCACAAAATCAGCTAGCCAGACCTCTCAGGCCAATCAACAGCAGTGA
- the LOC106140922 gene encoding cytochrome b5-like, whose product MAESGIKTFTFADVAARNGRGGAPLWIVYKDSVYDVTNYVNEHPGGVDSIEEEAGTDSTKAFDQACHSKDAHTIMVKLKIGEIVEEEKKYDANGKKKKKVLKAEPEGGSSRSCLNMVTCGLIG is encoded by the exons CGGAATAAAAACCTTTACGTTCGCCGACGTAGCTGCGCGGAACGGCCGCGGCGGGGCGCCACTGTGGATCGTGTACAAGGACAGTGTTTACGACGTCACGAATTATGTCAATGAG CATCCTGGAGGAGTGGACTCCATCGAGGAGGAAGCTGGCACGGATTCGACGAAGGCCTTCGACCAGGCCTGCCACTCCAAAGACGCCCACACCATCATGGTCAAGCTGAAAATCGGGGAGATCGTAGAG GAAGAGAAGAAATACGATGCAAACgggaaaaagaagaagaaagtgTTGAAAGCAGAGCCGGAGGGCGGCAGTAGTCGCAGTTGTTTGAACATGGTCACGTGCGGCTTGATTGGATGA